TTACTGCAAATTTACATACAGTAAATTATGGTATTGGAAATAGATTTTTTTATTCTAATAAAGAGTTTGATAAATTAGTTGACTCTGGAAAAAATGAAATAGATCAAAATAAAAGATTAGCTTATTATAAAGAGGCGCAAGATATGGTATCAAAAGATTTGCCATTTCTTCCAGTAAGTGTAATTATGTATAATTCAGGTGTAAGTAATAGAATAGAAGGGTATAAAGCAGATGCATTGGGATATTTAAAATTTAACACATTAAAAATAAATTAATAAAAGGGGGAGCAAAATGAAATTCAATCCAACAATATATCCATACAATTCACGAAGAAATGTACAATATGCTAAAAATGGAGTTGTTGCCACAGGGTCACCTTTAGCAGCTCAAGCGGGATTAGATATAATGAAACAGGGAGGAAATGCAATAGATGCAGCAATTGCAACAGCGGCAGCACTAACAGTTGTAGAACCATCTGGTTGTGGAATAGGAGGAGATGCCTTTGCAATTATTAGTATAAAAGATGAAATATATGGATTAAATTCTAGTGGAACATCACCAGCTTCTATATCAGCTACAGAACTTTTAAATAAAGGTTTTAAAGAGATGCCAAAATTTGGATTAACTCCAGTAAATGTTCCAGGAATTCCAAAAGCATGGGCAGAATTAAGTAAAAGATTTGGAAGATTACCGCTGGAAAAAGTATTGCAACCAGCTATTGATTTAGCAGAAAATGGATACTCTTTGCCAGTAAATGTTGGTAAACTTTGGAAAAGAGCCTATAATTTATACAAACAAGAAAAAGGAGAGGAGTTTAAACACTGGTTTGAAACATTTACTCCAGATGATAAAATTCCAGAAATTGGAGATATTATATATCTAAAAGACCATGCAAAAACATTAAGAAAATTAGGTGAAACTAATTGTGAGGATTTTTATAAGGGAGAGATTGCTGAAAAAATAGATGCTTTTTCTAAAAAATATGGTGGATATATAAGAAAAGAGGACTTAGAAGGATATGAAGCTGAATGGGTAAAACCAATTTCTGTAAACTACAAAGGTTATGATGTATATGAGATTCCTCCTAATGGCCATGGAATTTCAGCTTTAATGGCACTTAATATTTTAAATAATTTTCAATTGAAAGAAAGAGAAAATTCAGATAGCTATCATAAATTAATTGAAAGTATGAAGTTAGCTTTTGTAGATACTCAAAAATATGTAGCAGATCCTAAGCATATGAAAGTAACAATAGAGGAACTATTATCTAAAGATTATGCCAAAAAAAGGGCGAGTTTAATTGGCGAGATGGCTATTATGCCAGAAGTAGGAGATCCGAAATCTGGAGGAACAGTTTACTTAGCTGCAGCTGATACAGAGGGAAATATGATATCTTATATTCAGAGTAATTATATGGGATTTGGATCTGGAATAGTTATTCCAGGAACAGGAATATCTTTACAAAATAGAGGAAACAATTTTAATTTAGATTTAGAAAGTCCAAATTGTTTAGGACCGAACAAAAGACCATATCATACAATAATACCAGGGTTTTTAGCAAAAGATGGAAAATCTGTAGGACCGTTTGGTGTAATGGGTGGATTTATGCAACCACAAGGACATATTCAAATGGTAACAAATACAATAGATTTTATGCTAAATCCACAAGCTGCATTGGATGCTCCAAGATGGCAGTGGGTTGGAGGAAAAACTATAGAGTTAGAAGCAGCAGTTCCAAATCATATAGCTTTAGAATTGTCAGCTAAAGGTCATGATATAAAAGTAGTACACGACAGTTTAATGTTTGGAAGAGGACAAATAATTTGGTTACTGGAAAATGGGGCTCTTTGTGCAGGGACTGAACCTAGAACAGATGGAACTATAGCGTTGTGGTAATTGATGAAATTTTACTATGAATTATTTATGTTATTTTTTAAAATAGGAATGTTTGTAATAGGTGGAGGCTATGCAATGATTCCATTTATAAAAGCAGAGGTAGTAGAAAATAAAAAATGGTTAACAGAGGATGAATTCTTAGATGCTTTAGCAGTTAGTCAATCTGCTCCAGGAATATTAGCAGTAAATGTATCAGTTTATGTAGGAAAGCGATTAAGGGGAGTTAAAGGAATAGTTGCAGCATCTTTAGGGGCTGTTTTACCATCTTTTCTAATAATACTAATAATTGCTATATTTTTTAAGAACTTTCAAGATAATCCATATGTCATAGCAGCTTTTAAAGGAATAAAGCCCGCTGTAATAGCTTTAATTTTAACACCTGCTTTATCTTTGGCTAAAAAAGCTGGAATTACTTATAAGAATGTAATAATACCAATAGCTATAGCAACATTAATAGCTCTTTTCAATATATCCCCAATTATATTTATACTTTTAGGAATTTTTGGTGGAAATCTATATTATAGAGGAGAGAGAAAATGATATATATAAATCTATTTGTTACATTTTTTAAAATAGGATTATTTAGTTTTGGTGGAGGCTATGCAATGCTATCGATGATATCTCAAGAGGTAGTTCTAAGGCACAAGTGGTTAACTATGGGTGAATTTACAAATATAGTGGCGATTTCTCAAGTAACTCCAGGACCAATTGCAGTGAATTCAGCTACATATATAGGGTATAAAGCTAGTGGTAATACCATCTTAGGTTCTGTTATGGCTACTTCAGGTGTTGTTTTACCATCAATAATTATAATGTTCATATTGATAAAGTTAATAGAAAAATATAAACATTTAAAGTGGGTAGAAAATGCATTTAAAGGTTTAAGAATAGTTGTTGTAGGTTTGATATTAGGAGCAGCTTTTCTTTTAATGAATAGAGAAACTCTATATGGTTATAGTAGTTATATAATTTTATTAGTATCGCTAGTGGCAATTTTGAAATATAAAATAGGCCCAATCCCTATAGTTATCATATCAGGAATAGTGGGAGCAACGTTGCTGAAATAAATCCATAAAAAACTGTAGAGAAATCTGCAGTTTTTTGTTTATGGAAATTAAAATGTTCGAGTAATAAAAAAAATGATATAATAAGGCATACTAAGTGGGGTGGGTATGTGGAGATTAAATTAGAAGAGAAAAAAATAAAATTAGTTTTAATAATACTTTTTTTGGGAATGATATTACCAATTTTTTTAACACATCAAAATTTTAAAATTTATGATTCTATAACCAAAGCATTGGAGTTATGGGATAAAGAACACCTTTTAATAGGGATGTTAAAGTTAGTTATTATGAATACTTTAAGATCAATACCAATGTACATAGCAATTTTTTTACTTTTTGATTCAATAGAGATAATAAAAAATGGTAGAAAAAGGAATTTTGAAAAGGT
This region of Cetobacterium somerae ATCC BAA-474 genomic DNA includes:
- the ggt gene encoding gamma-glutamyltransferase, translated to MKFNPTIYPYNSRRNVQYAKNGVVATGSPLAAQAGLDIMKQGGNAIDAAIATAAALTVVEPSGCGIGGDAFAIISIKDEIYGLNSSGTSPASISATELLNKGFKEMPKFGLTPVNVPGIPKAWAELSKRFGRLPLEKVLQPAIDLAENGYSLPVNVGKLWKRAYNLYKQEKGEEFKHWFETFTPDDKIPEIGDIIYLKDHAKTLRKLGETNCEDFYKGEIAEKIDAFSKKYGGYIRKEDLEGYEAEWVKPISVNYKGYDVYEIPPNGHGISALMALNILNNFQLKERENSDSYHKLIESMKLAFVDTQKYVADPKHMKVTIEELLSKDYAKKRASLIGEMAIMPEVGDPKSGGTVYLAAADTEGNMISYIQSNYMGFGSGIVIPGTGISLQNRGNNFNLDLESPNCLGPNKRPYHTIIPGFLAKDGKSVGPFGVMGGFMQPQGHIQMVTNTIDFMLNPQAALDAPRWQWVGGKTIELEAAVPNHIALELSAKGHDIKVVHDSLMFGRGQIIWLLENGALCAGTEPRTDGTIALW
- a CDS encoding chromate transporter, whose protein sequence is MKFYYELFMLFFKIGMFVIGGGYAMIPFIKAEVVENKKWLTEDEFLDALAVSQSAPGILAVNVSVYVGKRLRGVKGIVAASLGAVLPSFLIILIIAIFFKNFQDNPYVIAAFKGIKPAVIALILTPALSLAKKAGITYKNVIIPIAIATLIALFNISPIIFILLGIFGGNLYYRGERK
- a CDS encoding chromate transporter gives rise to the protein MIYINLFVTFFKIGLFSFGGGYAMLSMISQEVVLRHKWLTMGEFTNIVAISQVTPGPIAVNSATYIGYKASGNTILGSVMATSGVVLPSIIIMFILIKLIEKYKHLKWVENAFKGLRIVVVGLILGAAFLLMNRETLYGYSSYIILLVSLVAILKYKIGPIPIVIISGIVGATLLK